One segment of Microtus ochrogaster isolate Prairie Vole_2 unplaced genomic scaffold, MicOch1.0 UNK120, whole genome shotgun sequence DNA contains the following:
- the Rpl22l1 gene encoding 60S ribosomal protein L22-like 1 translates to MAPQKDKKPKKSTWRFHLDLTHPVEDGIFDSGNFEQFLREKVKVNGKTGNLGNVVHIERLKNKITVVSEKQFSKRYLKYLTKKYLKKNNLRDWLRVVASDKETYELRYFQISQDEDGSESED, encoded by the exons CAGAAAGACAAGAAGCCTAAGAAGTCGACCTGGAGGTTCCATTTGGACCTCACTCATCCGGTGGAAGATGGAATTTTTGATTCTGGAAACTTC GAACAGTTTCTCCGGGAGAAGGTTAAAGTCAATGGGAAAACTGGAAATCTTGGGAATGTTGTTCACATTGAACGCTTGAAGAATAAAATCACAGTTGTTTCTGAGAAACAGTTCTCTAAAAG GTATCTGAAATATCTTACCAAGAAATACCTTAAGAAGAATAATCTCCGTGACTGGCTTCGTGTGGTTGCATCTGACAAGGAGACCTATGAACTTCGCTATTTCCAGATTAGTCAGGATGAAGATGGCTCAGAGTCTGAAGATTAG